One genomic window of Halanaerobium saccharolyticum subsp. saccharolyticum DSM 6643 includes the following:
- the rsmD gene encoding 16S rRNA (guanine(966)-N(2))-methyltransferase RsmD yields the protein MRIIAGRAGGLKLKSLKGRDVRPTLDRVKESMFNIIAFDLPGAEVLDLFSGFGSLGIEALSRGAAKSDFIEINKDHLKVIEQNLKKAKLFDLAKLYNQDVYLYLKNCSQKYDIIFMDPPYQKDMSAEAIELIIENDLLKAKGLIISERSESEKVEEYEELKIIKNKKYGNSLIVIYQLN from the coding sequence ATGAGAATTATTGCCGGTAGGGCTGGTGGTTTAAAGCTGAAAAGCCTTAAAGGGAGAGATGTACGTCCTACTTTAGACAGAGTAAAAGAATCAATGTTTAATATTATAGCTTTTGATTTACCCGGAGCTGAGGTTTTAGATTTATTTTCTGGTTTTGGCAGTTTAGGGATTGAAGCTCTTAGTCGTGGTGCAGCAAAGTCTGATTTTATAGAAATAAATAAAGACCATCTTAAAGTGATTGAGCAGAATCTAAAAAAAGCCAAACTTTTTGATTTGGCAAAACTTTATAATCAAGATGTTTATTTATATCTTAAAAATTGTAGTCAAAAATATGATATTATTTTTATGGACCCACCATATCAAAAAGATATGAGTGCTGAAGCTATAGAATTAATTATTGAAAATGATTTATTAAAAGCAAAAGGATTAATTATTAGTGAAAGATCTGAATCAGAAAAAGTAGAAGAATATGAAGAATTAAAAATTATAAAAAACAAAAAATATGGAAATTCTTTGATAGTTATTTATCAATTAAACTAA
- the recG gene encoding ATP-dependent DNA helicase RecG, which yields MKLKLSDEVQFIKGVGPRWAERLSKLEIKTVKDLLYYFPREYEDRSQISQIKYTAVGEKANFRVEVLKVEYQKIRNKLDLLRVTFSDGSDVVNGIWYNQSYLRDQFNKGDKYIISGKISEKNWRKYNRKEINNPVYEKLDSEASVLNTGRIVPVYSLTEGLTQRRLRRIIANAIKSHASLLKDQLPQFILKKFKFPNLKTSILGMHFPKNQKHQKVSRRRLAFEEFFYLQLYALEEKKKYNELKGIKHEFIAAENKKILEELEFELTSAQNRVWSEIRKDMESELTMSRLLQGDVGSGKTIVAALALLETMANGYQGIFMAPTEILAEQHYLNFKELLSKFNYKIHLLTGSVKSSERKNIETEIEKGNSDLIIGTHALFQESLNYDKPGLIVIDEQHRFGVEQRHSLKEKGDNPDLLIMTATPIPRSMAMLIYGDLDLSVIDEMPPGRKKIATFWRRENRRKKIYEFAKEKIDEGRQSYIVCPLIEKSEEMPKLISAEELYKDLNSGFFKDYKLALLHSSIPADEKKEIMENFRDGKIDILIATTVIEVGVDVSNASIMIIENAERFGLAQLHQLRGRVGRGRYQSYCILISNPPGEDSAHRLEIMCKSNNGFLIAEEDLKMRGPGEFFGTKQHGIDDLKVASLIDDQELLVKARDEAGIIVKDKNWQQKYKEIAEIISRIELKI from the coding sequence ATGAAATTAAAACTTTCAGATGAAGTGCAATTTATTAAAGGTGTTGGGCCCAGATGGGCCGAGCGCCTTTCCAAATTAGAGATTAAAACTGTAAAAGATCTCCTTTATTACTTTCCTCGAGAATATGAGGACCGCAGCCAAATAAGTCAAATAAAATATACAGCTGTAGGAGAAAAAGCTAATTTTAGAGTTGAAGTATTAAAGGTTGAATATCAAAAAATACGTAATAAGCTTGACCTATTAAGAGTGACTTTCTCTGATGGCAGTGATGTAGTAAATGGAATTTGGTATAATCAATCTTATCTTCGTGATCAATTTAATAAAGGTGATAAATATATAATTAGCGGCAAAATAAGTGAGAAAAACTGGAGGAAGTATAACAGAAAAGAAATCAATAATCCAGTTTATGAAAAATTGGATTCTGAGGCTTCAGTTTTAAATACTGGTAGAATTGTTCCTGTTTATTCTTTAACAGAAGGTTTAACACAGAGACGTCTGCGTAGAATTATTGCTAATGCTATAAAAAGTCATGCCTCACTGCTTAAAGATCAGCTGCCTCAATTTATATTAAAAAAATTTAAATTTCCTAATTTAAAGACTTCAATTCTTGGAATGCACTTCCCCAAAAATCAAAAACATCAAAAAGTTTCACGCAGACGCTTAGCTTTTGAAGAATTTTTCTATCTGCAGCTCTATGCTTTGGAAGAAAAGAAAAAATATAATGAATTAAAAGGTATAAAACACGAATTTATAGCTGCTGAAAATAAAAAAATTTTAGAAGAACTCGAATTTGAGTTAACTTCTGCGCAGAATAGAGTTTGGTCTGAGATAAGAAAAGATATGGAATCTGAACTAACAATGTCCAGACTGCTGCAGGGTGATGTAGGATCTGGTAAGACTATTGTTGCAGCTTTAGCTTTACTAGAAACGATGGCAAATGGTTATCAAGGGATATTTATGGCTCCTACAGAAATATTGGCAGAACAGCATTATTTGAATTTTAAAGAACTTTTAAGTAAATTTAATTACAAAATTCATCTTTTAACAGGAAGTGTTAAATCATCTGAACGCAAAAATATAGAAACGGAAATTGAAAAGGGTAATAGTGATTTAATAATCGGGACCCATGCACTTTTTCAGGAAAGTTTAAATTATGATAAGCCGGGTTTAATTGTAATTGATGAACAGCATCGATTCGGTGTAGAACAGCGACACAGTCTCAAAGAAAAAGGAGATAATCCTGATTTATTAATTATGACAGCTACTCCAATTCCAAGATCAATGGCAATGTTGATTTATGGTGATTTAGATTTGTCTGTAATTGATGAAATGCCGCCAGGCAGGAAAAAAATTGCTACTTTTTGGCGGAGAGAAAATAGAAGAAAAAAAATTTATGAATTTGCAAAAGAAAAAATTGATGAAGGAAGACAGTCCTATATAGTCTGTCCTTTAATTGAAAAATCAGAAGAAATGCCAAAACTGATTTCTGCTGAAGAATTATATAAAGACTTAAATTCAGGTTTTTTTAAAGATTATAAACTAGCTCTACTTCACAGTTCAATTCCAGCTGACGAAAAAAAAGAAATAATGGAAAATTTCAGAGATGGAAAAATTGATATTTTAATTGCAACTACTGTGATTGAAGTTGGTGTCGATGTTAGTAATGCCAGTATTATGATCATTGAAAATGCAGAAAGATTTGGCTTGGCTCAACTTCATCAGTTAAGAGGTAGAGTTGGTAGAGGTAGATATCAATCATACTGTATATTAATATCTAATCCACCTGGAGAAGATTCAGCTCATCGCTTAGAAATCATGTGCAAAAGCAACAATGGTTTTTTAATTGCAGAAGAAGATTTGAAAATGCGTGGACCAGGAGAATTTTTTGGCACCAAACAACATGGAATAGATGACTTAAAAGTAGCTAGTTTAATTGATGACCAAGAGCTTTTAGTAAAAGCTAGAGATGAAGCAGGAATAATAGTAAAAGATAAAAATTGGCAGCAGAAGTATAAAGAAATAGCCGAAATTATTTCAAGAATAGAATTAAAGATTTAA
- a CDS encoding DegV family protein translates to MIALVTDSTCDLPAEIIEKYSIEIVPLTVHFKDDTYYDKIDLENEEFFSMMESAEELPTTSQPSVGLFIDKYQDLADKYDEIISIHISSALSGTIESARLAAAQTEDIKIEIINSKSTTTGLGFLVLLAAKMIEEGKNIKEIKSTLEKEREKLTIYFTVSELTYLEKGGRIGKAQAFLGSIFNFNPILELSAATGEITPKEKIRGYKKTNQKMVELALEAAENSDNVNFAYIYGKNSDNYQQLKELFEAELQNQPKYDYHILENKIGTVLSSHTGPLVYGIVIYRGELLGE, encoded by the coding sequence ATGATTGCTTTAGTAACTGATAGCACCTGTGATTTACCTGCTGAAATCATTGAAAAATATTCGATAGAAATTGTACCATTAACTGTACATTTTAAAGATGATACTTATTACGACAAAATTGATCTTGAGAATGAAGAATTTTTTTCAATGATGGAATCTGCTGAAGAACTACCCACAACTTCTCAGCCATCTGTAGGACTATTTATAGACAAATATCAAGATTTAGCTGATAAATATGATGAGATTATTTCTATTCATATATCTTCTGCCTTAAGCGGGACAATTGAGTCTGCGAGATTAGCTGCTGCTCAAACAGAGGACATTAAAATTGAAATAATAAATTCTAAATCAACTACAACAGGACTTGGGTTTTTGGTTTTGCTGGCAGCAAAGATGATAGAAGAAGGAAAAAATATAAAAGAGATTAAATCAACTCTTGAAAAAGAAAGAGAAAAATTAACTATTTATTTCACAGTTAGTGAATTAACTTATCTAGAAAAGGGAGGTAGAATTGGAAAAGCTCAGGCTTTTTTGGGCAGTATTTTCAATTTCAATCCAATTCTAGAACTTTCTGCTGCAACAGGCGAAATAACTCCTAAAGAAAAAATTAGAGGTTATAAAAAAACAAACCAGAAAATGGTTGAGTTAGCATTAGAAGCTGCTGAAAATAGTGATAATGTAAATTTTGCCTATATATATGGTAAAAATAGTGATAATTATCAGCAGTTAAAAGAATTGTTTGAAGCTGAGCTTCAAAATCAACCTAAATATGATTATCATATTTTAGAAAATAAAATTGGAACTGTATTAAGTTCTCATACAGGCCCACTGGTTTATGGAATAGTAATTTATAGAGGAGAATTATTAGGAGAATGA
- a CDS encoding NAD(P)-dependent malic enzyme — MDIYQKALKLHSKNQGKIEMKSKVRVRNKEELSLAYSPGVAEPCREIKKDKDKAYEYTARGNQVAVVSSGTAVLGLGDIGPEAALPVMEGKAVLFKEFANVDAFPLCIGSKDVDEIVQFVKLLEPTFAGINLEDISAPKCFEIEKRLKEETNMAIFHDDQHGTAVVVLAAVINALKLVDKNLEEIKIVVNGAGAAATAVSKLLLDAGAKNLIINDIIGILNEDNLDQYDLLRQKLIKRTNPKGLSGGLAEAIEDADLFIGLSVGDILKAEMVKRMAADPLIFAMANPSPEIKPELALEAGAAVIATGRSDYPNQINNVLAFPGIFRGALDLRAVEISEDMKIAAAEAIANLVGDKLDKKYIIPDPFDQRVVPAVAFAVAKSAVQNNLARIEMDEQQIKNIISKNLK, encoded by the coding sequence ATGGATATTTATCAAAAAGCGTTAAAATTACATAGTAAAAATCAGGGTAAAATTGAAATGAAATCTAAAGTTCGGGTTAGAAATAAAGAAGAGTTAAGTCTTGCTTATTCACCTGGAGTTGCAGAGCCCTGTAGAGAAATTAAAAAAGATAAAGATAAAGCATATGAATACACAGCTCGTGGAAATCAAGTAGCAGTTGTTTCTTCCGGAACTGCTGTTTTAGGTCTTGGAGATATCGGTCCCGAAGCAGCCCTACCAGTTATGGAAGGAAAAGCAGTTTTATTTAAAGAATTTGCAAATGTAGATGCATTTCCACTTTGTATAGGCAGCAAAGATGTCGATGAGATAGTTCAATTTGTTAAATTATTAGAACCCACTTTTGCAGGGATAAATCTAGAAGATATTTCGGCTCCTAAATGTTTTGAAATCGAAAAAAGATTAAAAGAAGAAACTAATATGGCAATATTTCATGATGATCAGCATGGAACAGCAGTTGTTGTTCTGGCAGCAGTTATTAATGCCCTAAAACTGGTTGATAAAAATTTAGAGGAGATAAAGATTGTGGTAAATGGTGCAGGTGCTGCAGCCACTGCCGTGTCTAAACTTCTTTTAGATGCAGGCGCCAAAAATTTAATTATTAACGATATAATAGGTATTTTAAATGAAGATAATCTTGATCAATATGATTTACTCAGGCAAAAATTGATTAAAAGAACAAATCCTAAAGGCTTGAGTGGAGGTCTTGCTGAGGCGATTGAAGATGCTGATTTATTTATAGGTCTTTCTGTGGGGGATATTTTAAAAGCAGAAATGGTAAAAAGGATGGCAGCAGATCCTTTAATTTTCGCTATGGCAAATCCGAGTCCTGAAATAAAACCTGAGCTTGCTTTAGAAGCTGGCGCAGCAGTTATTGCAACAGGACGTTCCGATTATCCAAACCAAATCAATAATGTACTGGCTTTTCCAGGTATTTTTAGAGGTGCATTGGATTTAAGAGCTGTAGAAATAAGCGAAGACATGAAAATAGCTGCAGCTGAAGCTATAGCAAATTTGGTAGGAGACAAGCTTGACAAAAAATATATTATACCTGATCCTTTTGATCAAAGAGTAGTACCAGCTGTAGCTTTTGCAGTTGCTAAAAGTGCAGTTCAAAATAATTTAGCAAGAATAGAAATGGATGAGCAGCAAATAAAAAATATAATTTCTAAAAATCTTAAATAA
- a CDS encoding DAK2 domain-containing protein — translation MPINNEKITAVDAEEFKNMMFTSLNWLKEQKSFIDSLNVFPVPDGDTGTNMYLTFKEAVSNLEDSKYDSVSDLSAALSKGALMGARGNSGVILSQLIRGFAQALKNKKKMKAKDLANALTKASEIAYHGVLKPVEGTILTVSREAAEKAAAEVDSIQDIIELLEITIKEAEESLERTPELLDALKEAEVVDAGGQGYLIILEGMLKGLKGEKIEYHATAAPEKNIKKSEAAEDIKFTYCTQMLIEIDSRKSNIDRTIDKIRKDMQSYGDSIMVVGSDNVIKIHIHSNHPGVLLEYGLKKGKVFDVKIDNMRKQNEEKVKRENDDEFDHSKFHPNYSHGDSSVKSVESDENIETEATNNNQHKTEVSQETETEINVDKNIGIISVANGEGIVNILTELGVDYVIKGGQSMNPSTNDFLEIVEKMNTKKIIILPNNKNIISAAKQVSELSKKDIAIIETRSIPQAVTALMAFDDQLQPAELKERMESEIKNVKTLEITQAVKNSKVNGLEIQKDHYIGLKNGDILVSADTERETVKKLLNEVAEDEELVTIYYGEGVTAAEAEEIKKIMEENFDFDEIEVYPGGQPLYPFIISLE, via the coding sequence ATGCCAATTAATAACGAAAAAATAACTGCAGTAGATGCAGAAGAATTTAAAAATATGATGTTTACATCATTAAACTGGCTAAAAGAGCAAAAATCTTTTATTGATTCATTAAATGTTTTTCCAGTGCCAGATGGTGATACAGGTACAAATATGTATCTAACATTTAAAGAGGCGGTTTCTAATCTTGAAGATAGCAAATATGATAGTGTATCAGATTTGTCTGCTGCGCTTTCAAAAGGGGCTTTAATGGGAGCTAGAGGTAATTCAGGTGTTATTCTGTCTCAGCTGATTAGAGGCTTTGCACAGGCTCTTAAAAACAAGAAAAAGATGAAAGCAAAAGATTTGGCTAATGCTTTAACAAAAGCTTCTGAAATAGCTTATCATGGAGTTTTAAAGCCTGTTGAGGGAACAATTTTAACTGTTTCCAGAGAAGCTGCTGAAAAAGCTGCTGCTGAAGTTGATTCTATTCAAGATATTATAGAATTATTAGAAATTACTATAAAAGAAGCAGAAGAATCGTTAGAACGCACTCCTGAGTTACTTGATGCTTTAAAAGAAGCAGAAGTTGTAGATGCAGGTGGTCAGGGATATTTAATTATTTTAGAGGGAATGTTAAAAGGATTAAAAGGAGAAAAGATTGAATATCACGCTACAGCTGCTCCAGAAAAAAATATCAAAAAGTCGGAAGCTGCAGAAGATATAAAGTTTACCTATTGTACTCAAATGTTAATAGAAATTGACAGTCGAAAATCAAATATTGATAGAACGATAGATAAGATCAGAAAAGATATGCAAAGTTATGGGGATTCAATTATGGTTGTCGGTAGTGATAATGTTATAAAAATCCACATTCATAGTAATCACCCAGGAGTATTGCTGGAGTATGGTTTGAAAAAAGGTAAAGTTTTTGATGTCAAAATTGATAATATGCGCAAACAAAATGAGGAAAAAGTAAAGCGTGAAAATGATGATGAATTTGATCATTCAAAGTTCCATCCCAATTATAGCCACGGTGATTCCTCAGTTAAGTCTGTAGAAAGTGATGAAAATATTGAAACTGAAGCTACAAATAATAATCAACACAAAACAGAAGTTAGTCAAGAAACTGAGACAGAGATCAATGTAGATAAAAATATAGGTATTATTTCAGTAGCTAATGGTGAAGGTATAGTTAATATTTTAACTGAGTTAGGAGTAGATTATGTAATTAAGGGTGGTCAATCAATGAACCCTTCTACCAATGACTTTTTAGAAATAGTTGAAAAAATGAATACAAAAAAGATAATTATACTTCCTAATAATAAAAATATTATTTCTGCAGCTAAACAGGTATCTGAATTAAGTAAAAAAGATATTGCAATAATTGAAACCAGATCTATTCCTCAAGCTGTAACTGCTTTAATGGCTTTTGATGATCAACTACAGCCAGCTGAGTTAAAAGAAAGAATGGAATCTGAAATTAAAAATGTAAAGACGCTTGAGATTACTCAGGCAGTTAAAAATTCTAAGGTGAATGGTCTTGAAATACAAAAAGATCATTATATAGGTTTAAAGAATGGAGATATTTTGGTTAGTGCTGATACTGAAAGGGAAACAGTAAAGAAATTATTAAATGAAGTTGCTGAAGACGAAGAATTAGTCACAATCTACTATGGGGAAGGAGTAACAGCGGCTGAAGCAGAAGAAATCAAAAAAATTATGGAAGAAAATTTTGACTTTGATGAAATCGAAGTTTATCCTGGTGGACAGCCACTATACCCCTTTATTATTTCATTAGAATAG
- a CDS encoding 1,4-dihydroxy-2-naphthoate polyprenyltransferase gives MNLTIFLKLVEIQTKIASFTPFLMGNLYLFYHYANFKITNFILMFFSLLCVDMGTTVVNNYQDYLRAEKKEGYNYEKHNAIVNYNLSKKTVKKTILILFLLAIVFGLLLYLNTDVIVLIIGFISFVIGILYTSGPVPISRTPLGEIFSGLTMGFFITFLAIYIHNLNLINIFIKFNSMVIDLQYLSILKIFIFSMPLIFGIANIMLANNICDIEDDRENNRYTLPIYISRSSSLKLFRYLYYLSYLSIIISVILNILPSISLFALLSFVKVNQNINKFEKKQSKKDTFVLAVNNFMVINYSTAFTIILAIIL, from the coding sequence TTGAATTTAACTATTTTTTTAAAACTTGTAGAAATTCAAACTAAAATAGCAAGTTTTACTCCTTTTTTAATGGGGAATTTATATTTATTCTATCACTATGCTAATTTTAAAATAACAAATTTTATTTTAATGTTTTTTTCTTTACTCTGTGTTGATATGGGAACTACAGTTGTCAATAATTATCAGGATTATTTAAGAGCAGAAAAAAAAGAGGGCTATAATTATGAAAAACATAATGCTATTGTTAATTATAATTTGAGCAAAAAAACCGTAAAAAAGACAATTCTAATCCTTTTTTTACTGGCAATAGTGTTTGGTTTACTTCTTTATTTGAATACAGATGTTATAGTTTTAATAATTGGTTTTATATCATTTGTTATTGGTATTTTATATACATCGGGGCCAGTTCCCATTTCAAGAACTCCTTTAGGAGAAATATTTTCCGGACTTACTATGGGATTTTTTATTACTTTTTTAGCAATCTATATTCATAATTTAAATTTGATCAATATTTTCATTAAATTCAACTCGATGGTTATTGATTTACAATATCTTTCGATTTTAAAAATATTTATTTTTTCGATGCCTTTGATTTTTGGAATAGCCAATATTATGCTGGCAAATAACATTTGTGATATTGAAGATGATAGAGAAAACAACCGCTATACACTGCCAATATATATCTCGCGCAGCAGCAGCCTTAAACTTTTTAGATATTTATATTATTTATCTTATTTAAGTATAATTATTTCTGTTATTTTAAATATTTTACCTTCAATTTCTTTATTTGCATTATTATCCTTTGTCAAAGTCAACCAAAATATTAATAAATTTGAGAAAAAACAGAGTAAAAAAGATACATTTGTATTAGCTGTTAATAATTTTATGGTTATAAATTATTCAACAGCATTTACTATAATTTTAGCTATAATATTATAA
- a CDS encoding thiamine diphosphokinase — protein sequence MSKKTALLILNGELDFGREKLRKKIEEYKIDKIIAVDGGANNARDVEILPDLIIGDLDSITEQNKEYYQQNNVELLKFPVEKDQTDSEIAVDYCLKNGIKKIFLTAALGGRVDQQLANLNLLEYINELNLEARIISEKIEIALISSSRKFVDKKGYRLSLIPQNKIVKGVSIKGCKYNLENHDIKRSESRGISNLIENKQAEVTLESGLLIYVLEKLE from the coding sequence ATGTCTAAGAAAACAGCACTTCTAATTCTAAATGGGGAATTAGACTTCGGCAGAGAAAAGTTAAGAAAAAAAATAGAAGAATATAAAATAGATAAAATTATAGCAGTAGATGGTGGAGCTAATAATGCTAGAGATGTAGAGATTCTACCTGATCTTATTATAGGGGATCTTGATTCAATAACTGAGCAAAATAAAGAATACTACCAGCAAAATAATGTTGAATTATTAAAATTCCCTGTTGAAAAAGATCAGACTGATAGTGAAATTGCAGTAGATTATTGTTTAAAAAATGGCATAAAAAAAATATTTCTAACAGCTGCTCTTGGTGGTAGAGTGGACCAGCAGCTTGCCAACTTAAATCTTTTAGAATATATAAATGAATTAAATTTAGAAGCAAGAATAATCTCTGAAAAAATAGAAATAGCATTAATTAGCAGCAGTCGGAAATTCGTCGACAAAAAAGGATATAGACTTTCTTTAATTCCACAGAATAAAATTGTTAAAGGAGTTAGTATCAAAGGCTGCAAATATAATTTAGAAAATCATGATATTAAACGCTCCGAAAGCAGAGGAATCAGTAATCTAATCGAAAATAAGCAGGCGGAAGTCACTTTAGAGAGTGGTTTGTTAATTTATGTACTAGAAAAGTTGGAGTAG
- the rpe gene encoding ribulose-phosphate 3-epimerase, with protein sequence MKTEFAPSLLAADFSQLKNQIQLINEADYLHLDVMDGVYVPNITFGPGLIKDIRDQTELRFDTHLMITKPERYIKDFVEAGSDILTVHLEATDHIHRVIQMINDQGIKAGVSLNPATPIESLEYLLPELDQVLIMSVNPGFGGQSYIPQMTEKIAKLKKIIEANNYDCKIEVDGGIKNHNLKEIVNAGADIIVAGSAIFGAADPAEALAEMRSIASDV encoded by the coding sequence ATGAAAACAGAATTTGCACCGTCATTACTTGCAGCTGATTTTAGTCAATTAAAAAATCAGATTCAGTTAATTAATGAAGCAGATTATTTACATTTAGATGTAATGGATGGAGTTTATGTGCCCAATATAACATTTGGTCCTGGATTAATAAAGGATATTCGAGATCAAACTGAACTTCGATTTGATACTCATCTAATGATAACTAAACCAGAAAGATATATCAAAGATTTTGTGGAAGCTGGTTCTGATATTTTAACTGTACATTTAGAGGCAACAGATCATATTCATCGTGTGATTCAGATGATTAATGATCAGGGGATAAAAGCAGGAGTTTCTCTAAACCCTGCTACACCTATAGAAAGTTTAGAATATCTTTTGCCAGAACTTGATCAGGTTCTTATTATGTCTGTTAACCCGGGTTTTGGAGGTCAGTCCTATATACCACAGATGACTGAAAAAATTGCTAAACTTAAAAAAATAATAGAAGCTAATAATTATGACTGTAAAATAGAGGTAGATGGAGGAATAAAAAATCATAATTTAAAAGAAATTGTTAATGCTGGAGCAGATATTATTGTAGCTGGCTCAGCAATTTTTGGTGCTGCTGACCCTGCTGAAGCATTAGCAGAAATGAGGAGCATTGCTTCTGATGTCTAA
- the coaD gene encoding pantetheine-phosphate adenylyltransferase, whose product MTKKIVYPGSFDPVTNGHLDIVERAAKIFDEVIVSVFCNPNKEPVFTMDERVEMLKKSTKDLHNVKVDSFSGLTTKYVHSIGGEAILRGLRAVSDFEGEFQMASMNKHLDEEIETIFLMTDTKYAFLSSSVIKEAAYFNGNIRELVPDFVYQKLRNKFKAKK is encoded by the coding sequence ATGACAAAAAAAATTGTATATCCTGGAAGTTTTGATCCTGTTACAAATGGTCACTTAGATATTGTAGAAAGAGCTGCAAAAATTTTTGATGAGGTTATAGTTTCAGTTTTTTGTAATCCTAATAAAGAACCTGTCTTTACAATGGATGAGAGAGTAGAGATGTTAAAAAAATCAACTAAAGATTTACATAATGTAAAAGTAGATTCTTTTTCTGGTTTGACTACTAAATATGTACATTCCATAGGGGGAGAGGCGATTTTAAGGGGTTTAAGAGCTGTTTCTGATTTTGAGGGAGAATTCCAAATGGCTTCAATGAACAAGCATTTAGATGAGGAAATTGAAACTATCTTTTTAATGACTGATACCAAATATGCTTTCTTAAGTTCTAGTGTAATTAAAGAAGCAGCCTATTTTAATGGTAATATTAGAGAGCTTGTCCCTGATTTTGTTTATCAAAAACTAAGAAATAAGTTTAAGGCTAAAAAATAG
- the rpmB gene encoding 50S ribosomal protein L28 produces MSRVCEICGKGGNTANSIQRRGKAKKKGGVGRNITSSTKRTQRPNLKKVKAIVDGSPKRIKVCTQCLKSGKVERAY; encoded by the coding sequence ATGTCCAGAGTCTGCGAGATTTGTGGTAAAGGTGGAAATACAGCCAATAGCATACAAAGACGTGGTAAAGCTAAGAAAAAAGGAGGAGTTGGACGTAACATTACAAGTTCTACAAAGAGAACTCAACGTCCAAACCTTAAAAAAGTTAAAGCAATTGTTGATGGATCACCAAAAAGAATTAAGGTGTGTACTCAATGTCTTAAATCAGGTAAAGTTGAAAGAGCTTACTAA
- a CDS encoding Asp23/Gls24 family envelope stress response protein has product MEKELKNELGKIVIDEEVIAKTAGIAVMECYGLVGMSSRSVQDGLADLLGWDNISKGVGVDISEDKVHLDLNIIVEYGTNIHEVAHNVMERVRYTLENKVGIEIITIDVNVRGVRVGDAN; this is encoded by the coding sequence ATGGAAAAAGAATTAAAAAATGAACTTGGTAAAATTGTTATTGACGAAGAGGTAATAGCAAAAACAGCTGGAATTGCTGTAATGGAATGCTATGGTCTTGTTGGTATGTCTTCTAGAAGTGTGCAGGATGGTCTTGCAGATCTTTTAGGCTGGGATAATATTAGTAAGGGTGTTGGTGTTGATATTAGTGAAGATAAGGTTCATCTGGATCTAAATATCATTGTTGAATACGGTACTAATATTCATGAAGTGGCTCACAATGTTATGGAGAGAGTTCGCTATACCCTCGAAAATAAAGTTGGAATTGAAATTATAACTATAGATGTTAATGTAAGGGGAGTGAGGGTTGGCGATGCCAATTAA